CGCATCGAGATTCTTGAAGGAAATGAAGACTTGATGGTCGGAATCTGAAGTTCGGGTGCTGGCACGAGTCTTCTCTTCGAGAGGTCGCGTGCCCGGCGCGGGGGATTCGGACTGGAACGTTCCCAGCAGGCTTTCTATCTCATCCATACAGGCCGATGCGGATGGGAAGCGGGCGTCGGGATTCTTCGCCAGAAGCTTATCGATCAGGTATTGGCACTGTCTGTGTCGGGATGGCAGGGAGGGAACAGGTTCTCTGATGTGCATCTTAAGCACTTCGATCGGAGTCTTGTCGTCGAAAGGCTTCGTTCCAGTCAGCATCTCGTAGATTGTAATTCCCAGATTGTAGAGATCGCTGCGCCCATCGATGTCCGACCCTCCACGGATCTGTTCCGGACTCATATAGTGTTCGGTGCCCGCGTACCAACCGGTGATGCGGTCCAAATCACTCGTCACGACTTCACGGGTATAGCCGCTGAGCATTGTGCTTCTCGTAGCATCAAACCAGACGTTGCTCGGTTTGACATCCCGATGAACCAGACCCCTGCCGTGGATGTACTCCAACGCGCGACAGATATCTTTGGCGACTTCAAGGGTCTGGGGAACTGCAATGCTCCCTTGATCGAGTCCTTGCGAGAGCGTCCCTCCGTATGGATAGGCAGCAATATAGAAAGGGGTCCCATCATACTCGCCGACGTCATAGACTGGAACGATGTTTGGGTGATTGAATCCTGCAGCAGTGTCCCCTTCATTTTTGAATCGCTCCTCCTCGTCTCTGAACGCCCCCTGGCGGCTCTTCTCAGGGGGGCGAAAAGCGTGAATTCGCGAAATCTTCAAGACCACTCGTCTGTCGTAGCGCTCATCGATCGCCTCGTAGGCCTCGTGCAATCCTTCGGTCGCCATGTGCGACCCGATGCGATAGTGGCCCAGTCTGGTGTCCTTTGGGATCGTCATGACGATGTTGCTGCCTTTCTGTGCAGGAGGTTCCGCAACTCATAGACGCAGGAAGTGGGTTCGGTACCCATTTCGGATTGCCACATCTCCGCCGGACACGTGGCGAAATACCGTTTCTTCAACTGACGATTGAAAGACCTCGACACCCTCACTCGCTGCCGCGGCTACTACTCCGATCATCCAGGTTCTCCTGCGAGGCGCAATACGCAATGATACTGTTCGAGATTGTGATTCGCGAGGTCGGTGAGAATCCTTTACCGCGGCTCTGCGCCATCCCGGGGCGGAGCGCAAAAAGGAGAGGGCCCTGCCGGTTGGCAGGGCCCAGTTGGGAAGGTAGTGAGGGGAAATCGACTACTAGTCCAGTACGTGGAAGTCGGCCTTCTCGATGCGTTCTTTGATGGTGGACATGAAGGAGTCTGCGACCCAGCCGTCGATGGCGCGGTGATCGATGCCGAGTGTCAGGATCACGCGGTCACGAATCGCGATCATGTCGCTGCCGTCGGGGCCTTCGATCACCGAAGGGCGCTTGTGAATGGCGCCGACGTGCATGATGGCGACCTGCGGCTGGGCGATGATTGGAGTGCCAAACAGCGCGCCCTTCTGGCCGGGGCTTGTGATCGTAAACGTGCCGCCTTCCACGTCCGCCGCGTTCAGCTTCTTCATGCGCGCACGATGCGCGATGTCCGCCAGACCGCGTGCAATGCCCACCATGCTCTTCTCTTCAAGATTCCGAACGACCGGAACAATCAGGCCATCTTCCAGCGCCAC
This DNA window, taken from bacterium, encodes the following:
- a CDS encoding protein kinase, encoding MTIPKDTRLGHYRIGSHMATEGLHEAYEAIDERYDRRVVLKISRIHAFRPPEKSRQGAFRDEEERFKNEGDTAAGFNHPNIVPVYDVGEYDGTPFYIAAYPYGGTLSQGLDQGSIAVPQTLEVAKDICRALEYIHGRGLVHRDVKPSNVWFDATRSTMLSGYTREVVTSDLDRITGWYAGTEHYMSPEQIRGGSDIDGRSDLYNLGITIYEMLTGTKPFDDKTPIEVLKMHIREPVPSLPSRHRQCQYLIDKLLAKNPDARFPSASACMDEIESLLGTFQSESPAPGTRPLEEKTRASTRTSDSDHQVFISFKNLDANGRQTRDSQLARTLYDYLTARGFKVFLSSVSLEKMGASAYQQAIDRALDAAMVVVAVGTSREHLESRWVESEWSGFINDIRSGLKPAGHVFSYIDGMEPRDLPRSLRQYQMFKHSDESLMALANFIENALDAEGD